From the genome of Pantoea alfalfae, one region includes:
- a CDS encoding DUF2931 family protein, which translates to MEIKRMAGLLTILVLTGCQVEAHTNDSPQNGEPAEWTFDFFTPKALPALVTFAVVQDAEGTIYRFNTLNSTPDLPKVIGGWNDKDRAPGGYWNHVERPPKHIIFCWDSIIDKKVYETALTIPKADLEKMLRPAGQKDYWGKKAYYDRVQIGLAPGGKVAVWLQGIRSEPNYRITPSILKTVSGDKLDICKGITKHPNGYKYYGDTPDFIKGKKYPYGRW; encoded by the coding sequence ATGGAAATAAAACGTATGGCAGGGCTCCTTACTATTCTGGTATTGACTGGCTGTCAGGTAGAAGCACACACAAATGATTCTCCTCAGAATGGTGAACCAGCAGAATGGACCTTTGATTTTTTCACCCCAAAAGCGCTACCGGCATTAGTGACGTTCGCCGTTGTACAAGATGCTGAAGGTACGATTTATCGCTTTAACACGCTGAACAGCACTCCCGACCTGCCTAAAGTAATCGGTGGATGGAACGATAAAGATCGTGCGCCTGGCGGCTACTGGAATCACGTTGAGCGCCCGCCAAAGCATATTATTTTCTGCTGGGACTCAATTATCGATAAAAAAGTGTATGAGACGGCCCTGACTATTCCTAAAGCCGATCTGGAGAAAATGCTCAGGCCGGCCGGGCAGAAAGACTATTGGGGGAAAAAAGCATATTACGACAGAGTACAGATCGGTCTGGCTCCGGGGGGAAAGGTAGCCGTCTGGTTGCAGGGGATCCGATCTGAGCCTAATTATCGTATCACACCATCAATTCTGAAAACCGTCTCAGGAGACAAACTGGATATCTGTAAAGGAATAACCAAACATCCAAATGGATATAAATATTATGGAGATACACCTGATTTTATCAAAGGGAAAAAATATCCTTACGGCCGATGGTAA
- a CDS encoding phospholipase effector Tle1 domain-containing protein yields the protein MTEGFFLYHLDKTTCGGRILSGASDETYTIGGIERQQVREGDPVTCGKHEGRFRVCGGMGDTYEVNGVLKEWAGSLHSYSSCPCRARFIPSVSTHTYEIDCNAGRAAERAEAAERKAQQSDPEQRAQAAKKKREITLTIGVFFDGTGNNANNTTDRQAVCTGAHFGMNDAESKSVLQQCIRLNRGVNGTAAGSYLGYYTNVHWLNTLYKQDVTPDTGGGQYAIYIEGIGTEDGVGDNAYGMGTGRGDTGVVKKTDKAVSALINGIQGYLNRYDEARTCIIKELQFDIFGFSRGAAAARHFANRVFSQDRTIISAIKIGLGDVEFSGTPGGRTRFLGIFDTVAAIGTPVNGLNPHSADTGEVNLVLRPGVAEKVFHITAQHECRFNFALNSVKPAWPELALPGAHSDIGGGYNPEEREACFLTRPEFETVPLSTPDTETRIYRQTCAQLKTMDGYPAIAPLLNAVEVNADVWHDDRMPADRYGTLQKRSGAALVIDRLTRNDWSKVALRVMLDAAQDAGVVFEPVDETNPDFALGAEMNGLSEKAIVMGRAVRNSQFVQGFTTPEILMLAEKYIHCSANWNSVLRDSEGRVSGAVRPAKLVTFTNRPDERWQRTVYDMDGNKIWK from the coding sequence ATGACTGAAGGATTTTTTTTATATCACCTGGATAAAACCACCTGCGGCGGACGGATTCTTAGCGGCGCGTCTGATGAAACGTATACCATCGGCGGCATCGAGCGCCAGCAGGTCCGGGAGGGCGACCCGGTGACCTGCGGTAAACATGAAGGACGGTTTCGCGTCTGTGGGGGGATGGGGGACACCTATGAGGTGAATGGTGTCCTGAAAGAGTGGGCGGGCTCTCTTCACAGTTACAGCTCCTGCCCCTGTCGTGCCCGTTTTATTCCCTCCGTCAGCACGCACACTTACGAGATCGACTGCAACGCTGGCCGTGCAGCCGAACGGGCTGAGGCTGCGGAGAGAAAAGCACAGCAGTCAGATCCAGAACAGCGTGCACAGGCAGCGAAGAAGAAACGGGAAATCACGCTCACCATCGGTGTGTTCTTTGATGGAACGGGCAACAATGCGAATAACACAACCGACCGTCAGGCTGTCTGTACCGGCGCACATTTCGGAATGAACGATGCGGAGTCTAAGTCCGTTTTGCAGCAGTGCATACGACTGAATCGCGGAGTAAATGGAACCGCTGCCGGAAGTTATCTTGGCTATTACACCAATGTGCATTGGCTCAACACGCTATATAAGCAAGATGTAACGCCTGATACGGGGGGAGGACAGTACGCTATTTATATCGAGGGTATAGGCACGGAAGACGGGGTGGGTGACAACGCTTATGGTATGGGAACGGGCCGGGGAGATACCGGCGTGGTGAAAAAAACTGATAAGGCTGTTTCGGCGCTGATTAACGGTATTCAGGGCTATTTGAATAGGTACGATGAAGCCCGTACCTGCATTATTAAAGAGCTGCAGTTTGATATTTTTGGCTTCAGCCGTGGCGCTGCGGCGGCGCGGCATTTTGCCAACCGGGTATTCAGCCAGGACAGGACCATTATCTCGGCAATTAAGATCGGGCTGGGTGATGTTGAGTTCTCCGGCACCCCCGGCGGTAGAACCCGATTTCTGGGAATATTCGATACCGTGGCGGCCATCGGAACGCCGGTTAACGGCCTGAACCCGCACAGCGCAGATACAGGTGAGGTGAATCTGGTACTGCGTCCGGGCGTGGCGGAAAAGGTATTTCATATCACCGCGCAGCACGAATGCCGCTTTAACTTTGCACTGAACAGCGTCAAACCAGCCTGGCCTGAGCTGGCTCTTCCCGGTGCGCATTCCGACATTGGCGGAGGTTACAATCCTGAAGAACGCGAAGCCTGTTTCCTTACCCGGCCGGAGTTCGAAACTGTACCACTCTCAACTCCCGATACAGAAACGCGGATTTATCGGCAGACCTGCGCGCAGCTTAAAACGATGGACGGCTATCCGGCGATAGCGCCGCTGCTGAATGCGGTGGAGGTCAATGCAGATGTCTGGCATGACGACAGAATGCCAGCCGATCGTTACGGCACACTACAAAAGCGCAGCGGTGCGGCGCTGGTTATTGACAGACTAACCCGCAATGACTGGTCGAAGGTGGCGCTGCGGGTGATGCTTGATGCGGCGCAGGATGCCGGTGTGGTGTTTGAACCTGTCGATGAAACCAATCCTGATTTTGCGCTGGGTGCAGAAATGAATGGACTGAGTGAAAAAGCGATTGTCATGGGGCGTGCGGTTCGGAATAGTCAATTCGTACAGGGATTTACTACACCGGAAATTCTGATGCTGGCCGAGAAGTATATTCACTGCTCGGCTAACTGGAACAGCGTACTTAGAGACAGTGAAGGAAGGGTCAGCGGTGCAGTCAGACCGGCAAAGCTTGTGACATTTACTAACAGACCGGACGAGCGCTGGCAGCGTACGGTTTACGATATGGACGGAAATAAAATATGGAAATAA
- a CDS encoding inorganic phosphate transporter, with amino-acid sequence MSENSLSSSSARGRPDFNGKGSRFSKPLFFILLVAGLAFAGLNLVNDVEETNMPVTSYLPFFLLGLALLIALGFEFVNGFHDTANAVATVIYTHSLTPGVAVVWSGFCNFMGVLLSSGVVAFGIISLLPVELILQASSGNGFAMVYALLFSAIIWNLGTWYFGLPSSSSHTLIGSIIGVGVANAMLHGRSGLSGVDWDQALKVGYALLLSPVVGFVCAGLLLWVMKMFIRNRQLYQAPKSDQPPPVWIRGLLILTCTGVSFAHGSNDGQKGMGLIMLILVGTMPIAYALNRSLPADQIPRVAALTEVTAHQLLQLQPATAHPPAARDVLTGFVGSNQMNAGVLPALARTLNEVGDQIRRYGSMDNIPAQAVTNTRNQMYLASESIKHLQTAKVTLPQETERNLKAVKTELDSATRFIPMWVKVVVAIALGLGTMVGWRRIVVTVGERIGKTHLSYAQGASAELVAMMTIGAADGFGLPVSTTHVLSSGVAGTMAANRSGLQFSTLRNLAVAWVLTLPVSILLSALLYWAFTHF; translated from the coding sequence ATGAGCGAAAACAGTCTCTCCTCCTCATCAGCCCGGGGACGCCCCGATTTCAACGGCAAGGGCAGTCGCTTCAGTAAGCCGCTGTTTTTCATTCTGCTGGTCGCCGGACTGGCGTTCGCCGGACTTAACCTGGTCAATGATGTTGAAGAAACCAATATGCCGGTCACCAGCTATCTGCCGTTCTTTCTGCTGGGACTGGCGCTGCTGATTGCGCTCGGCTTTGAGTTCGTCAATGGCTTTCACGATACCGCCAACGCGGTCGCCACGGTAATCTACACCCATTCGCTGACGCCCGGCGTGGCGGTAGTCTGGTCCGGTTTCTGTAACTTTATGGGCGTGCTGCTCTCCAGCGGCGTGGTGGCGTTTGGCATTATCTCGCTGCTGCCGGTCGAGCTGATCCTGCAGGCCAGCAGCGGCAACGGCTTTGCCATGGTCTATGCGCTGCTCTTCTCCGCCATTATCTGGAATCTGGGCACCTGGTATTTCGGTCTGCCCTCGTCGTCGTCGCATACGCTGATTGGCTCAATTATCGGCGTTGGGGTGGCTAACGCCATGCTGCACGGCCGTAGCGGACTGAGCGGCGTGGACTGGGATCAGGCACTTAAGGTCGGCTATGCCCTGCTGCTGTCGCCGGTGGTCGGTTTTGTCTGCGCCGGGCTGCTGCTGTGGGTGATGAAGATGTTTATCCGTAATCGCCAGCTTTATCAGGCGCCGAAAAGTGACCAGCCGCCGCCGGTCTGGATCCGTGGTCTGCTGATCCTGACCTGCACCGGCGTCTCCTTTGCGCACGGCTCCAACGATGGACAGAAAGGAATGGGGCTGATTATGCTGATCCTGGTGGGCACTATGCCGATCGCTTACGCCCTGAACCGATCGCTGCCGGCCGATCAGATCCCACGCGTGGCCGCACTGACCGAGGTGACCGCCCATCAGCTGCTGCAACTGCAACCGGCGACAGCACATCCTCCGGCGGCGCGCGACGTGCTGACCGGTTTTGTCGGCAGCAACCAGATGAATGCCGGGGTGTTACCGGCGCTGGCCAGGACGCTTAACGAGGTGGGCGATCAGATTCGCCGCTACGGTTCGATGGATAACATTCCTGCCCAGGCAGTGACCAACACCCGCAATCAGATGTATCTGGCCTCGGAGTCGATTAAGCACCTGCAGACCGCAAAGGTCACACTGCCGCAGGAGACCGAACGCAATCTGAAAGCGGTGAAAACTGAACTCGATAGCGCCACCCGCTTTATTCCGATGTGGGTGAAAGTGGTGGTGGCAATTGCGCTGGGGCTGGGCACCATGGTCGGCTGGCGCAGGATTGTGGTGACGGTGGGAGAACGCATCGGGAAAACCCATCTGAGCTATGCCCAGGGTGCCAGCGCCGAGCTGGTGGCGATGATGACCATTGGCGCAGCCGATGGCTTTGGCCTGCCGGTGTCAACCACCCATGTATTGTCGTCCGGCGTAGCAGGCACCATGGCGGCCAACCGCTCTGGTCTGCAGTTTTCAACCCTGCGTAATCTGGCTGTGGCCTGGGTATTAACGCTGCCGGTCTCCATTCTGCTCTCCGCCCTGCTCTACTGGGCGTTTACCCATTTCTGA
- a CDS encoding MFS transporter — protein sequence MSDNAVLSNSQLNKRILSVIIFTFFCYLSVGLPLAVLPGFVKNQLGFSSFIAGLIISIQYFATLLSRPQSGRLADRLGPKRVVMLGLICCGMSGVLTIVAALLSSWPWLSLALLAIGRLFLGVGESFSSTGSTLWGMNIVGPLQTARVISWNGVATYLAMAVGAPLGVLLNSQVGMSGFAGLIALMGVVGYLMASRKPAVTVSVGERIPFHRVFSRVWLYGLALGFGTIGFGVIATFITLYFASRDWQGAAYALTLFSLGFVLVRLGFGRFITRFGGLRVSLFSFLLECLGLLIIWQADSAWLVGAGAFLTGSGFSLVFPALGVEAVKRVERQDQGSALGTYSAFLDLGLGLTGPVAGLFIGHWGMQSVYLAAAVMVLGALLITLRLYTQQRLTT from the coding sequence ATGTCTGACAACGCTGTGTTGAGCAACAGTCAGCTCAACAAACGAATCCTCTCCGTTATTATCTTCACCTTCTTCTGCTATCTCTCTGTCGGACTGCCGCTGGCCGTGCTGCCGGGCTTCGTCAAAAATCAGCTTGGTTTCAGCTCCTTTATTGCTGGTCTGATTATCAGTATTCAATATTTTGCGACGCTGCTCAGCCGTCCACAGTCGGGCCGTCTCGCCGATCGCCTGGGGCCAAAACGGGTGGTGATGCTGGGACTAATCTGCTGCGGCATGAGCGGGGTGCTGACTATCGTGGCCGCACTGTTGAGCAGCTGGCCCTGGCTGAGCCTGGCGCTGCTGGCTATCGGGCGACTGTTTCTCGGCGTGGGGGAAAGCTTCAGCAGCACCGGCTCAACCCTGTGGGGTATGAACATCGTCGGGCCACTGCAGACCGCGCGCGTCATCTCCTGGAACGGCGTCGCCACCTATCTGGCGATGGCCGTTGGTGCGCCGCTGGGCGTGCTGCTGAACAGTCAGGTTGGCATGAGCGGATTTGCCGGACTGATTGCGCTGATGGGCGTCGTCGGGTATCTGATGGCCAGCCGCAAACCGGCGGTCACCGTCAGCGTGGGTGAGCGCATTCCCTTTCATCGCGTCTTCTCCCGCGTCTGGCTTTATGGCCTGGCGCTGGGCTTCGGCACTATCGGCTTTGGCGTCATCGCCACCTTTATCACTCTCTATTTTGCCAGCCGTGACTGGCAGGGCGCGGCCTATGCGCTGACACTGTTTAGTCTGGGGTTTGTGCTGGTGCGGCTGGGGTTTGGTCGCTTCATTACTCGCTTTGGCGGACTGCGCGTGTCACTTTTCTCTTTTCTGCTGGAGTGTCTGGGACTGCTGATTATCTGGCAGGCTGACAGCGCCTGGCTGGTAGGCGCGGGCGCGTTTCTCACCGGCAGCGGCTTTTCGCTGGTCTTCCCGGCGCTGGGCGTTGAGGCGGTAAAACGGGTTGAGCGTCAGGATCAGGGTTCGGCGCTGGGCACCTATTCCGCGTTTCTCGATCTGGGGCTGGGCTTAACCGGCCCGGTGGCGGGACTGTTTATCGGACACTGGGGGATGCAGTCGGTCTATCTGGCTGCCGCCGTAATGGTACTGGGCGCGCTGCTGATTACACTGCGGCTTTATACGCAGCAACGGCTCACCACCTGA
- the dusC gene encoding tRNA dihydrouridine(16) synthase DusC, producing MRVLLAPMEGVLDSLVRQLLSEVNDYDLCITEFLRVVDQLLPVKSFTRLCPELHHGSRTPSGTRVRMQLLGQHPEWLAENAARAVELGSWGVDLNCGCPSKLVNGSGGGATLLKDPDLIYRGAKAMREAVPADLPVTVKVRLGWDSSARSLEIADAVQQAGASELTVHGRTKEEGYRAEAINWQAIGDIRQRLRIPVIANGEIWDWQSAQHCMAVTGCDAVMIGRGALNIPNLSRVVKYNEPPMAWPDVVRLLQKYSRLEKQGDTGLYHVARIKQWLGYLRKAYGEADGLFSEIRALKSSGDIAQAIDRHAHVHGL from the coding sequence ATGAGGGTTTTACTGGCTCCGATGGAAGGCGTGCTGGATTCACTGGTGCGCCAGCTGCTATCGGAAGTGAATGACTACGATCTCTGCATCACTGAGTTTTTGCGCGTAGTCGATCAACTGCTGCCGGTAAAATCCTTCACCCGTCTCTGCCCCGAACTGCATCACGGCAGCCGTACGCCATCCGGCACGCGGGTGCGTATGCAGCTGCTGGGGCAGCATCCCGAATGGTTAGCCGAGAACGCCGCACGCGCGGTGGAACTGGGTTCCTGGGGTGTTGATCTCAACTGTGGCTGTCCCTCTAAACTGGTCAACGGCAGCGGAGGCGGTGCAACCCTTCTGAAAGATCCCGATCTGATTTATCGCGGCGCGAAAGCGATGCGTGAAGCGGTGCCTGCCGATTTGCCGGTGACGGTAAAAGTGCGGCTCGGCTGGGATTCCAGCGCCCGCAGCCTGGAGATTGCCGATGCGGTCCAGCAGGCCGGTGCCAGCGAGCTGACAGTACATGGGCGCACTAAAGAAGAGGGCTATCGCGCAGAAGCGATCAACTGGCAGGCGATTGGCGACATTCGTCAGCGGCTGCGCATTCCGGTGATTGCCAATGGCGAAATATGGGACTGGCAAAGCGCGCAACACTGTATGGCGGTAACCGGCTGCGATGCGGTGATGATTGGCCGTGGCGCACTGAACATCCCCAACCTGAGCCGGGTCGTAAAATATAATGAGCCGCCGATGGCCTGGCCCGATGTGGTGCGGTTATTGCAAAAATATAGTCGGCTGGAGAAGCAGGGCGATACCGGCCTCTATCACGTGGCGCGTATCAAACAGTGGCTCGGTTATCTGCGCAAAGCGTACGGCGAAGCCGATGGCTTATTCAGTGAAATCCGAGCGTTAAAATCGTCGGGTGACATCGCGCAGGCGATTGACCGTCATGCACATGTTCATGGTTTGTGA
- the rhlE gene encoding ATP-dependent RNA helicase RhlE, with protein sequence MSFDSLGLSADILRAVAEQGYSEPTPIQRQAIPVVLAGRDLLASAQTGTGKTAGFTLPLLQKLSATATPVRGRRPVRALILTPTRELAAQVGENVSDYSKYLSLRSLVVFGGVSINPQMVKLRGGVDVLVATPGRLLDLAQQNAVDLSQVEILVLDEADRMLDMGFIHDIRRVLARLPAKRQNLLFSATFSDEIKGLAEKLLTNPEMIEVARRNTASEQVAQQVHFVDKKRKRELLSQLIGEGNWQQVLVFTRTKHGANHLAEQLGKDGITAAAIHGNKSQGARTRALADFKSGGIRVLVATDIAARGLDIEELPHVVNYELPNVAEDYVHRIGRTGRAAATGVALSLVCVDEHKLLRDIERLLKREIPRLAIEGYEPDPSIKAEPIINGRQQQSRGGAGGGGRGRGQGGQGAGASRSSSSGDKRPQARRQSQAAPQGDKPAARPRRPAPKRTGNV encoded by the coding sequence ATGTCATTTGACTCTCTCGGCCTGAGTGCCGATATTTTGCGCGCGGTTGCCGAACAAGGCTACAGCGAACCTACACCTATCCAGCGCCAGGCGATTCCTGTGGTGCTGGCAGGCCGCGATCTGCTGGCGAGTGCCCAGACCGGCACCGGCAAAACGGCCGGCTTTACCTTACCGTTGTTACAGAAACTCTCTGCCACCGCGACGCCCGTACGCGGTCGTCGCCCGGTACGCGCCCTGATCCTGACCCCGACCCGTGAACTCGCGGCGCAGGTCGGCGAAAACGTCAGCGACTACAGCAAATATCTCTCGCTGCGTTCGCTGGTGGTGTTTGGTGGCGTCAGCATCAATCCACAGATGGTCAAGCTGCGTGGCGGTGTCGATGTGCTGGTCGCCACGCCAGGTCGCCTGCTGGATCTGGCGCAACAGAATGCCGTTGACCTGTCACAGGTCGAAATTCTGGTGCTGGATGAAGCGGACCGTATGCTGGATATGGGCTTTATCCACGACATCCGTCGCGTGCTGGCCCGTCTGCCGGCTAAACGTCAGAACCTGTTGTTCTCGGCCACCTTCTCGGATGAGATCAAAGGCCTGGCGGAAAAACTGCTGACCAACCCGGAAATGATTGAAGTGGCTCGCCGCAACACCGCTTCTGAGCAGGTGGCGCAGCAGGTGCATTTCGTTGATAAGAAACGTAAGCGGGAACTGCTGTCGCAGCTGATCGGCGAAGGTAACTGGCAGCAGGTGCTGGTCTTTACCCGTACCAAACACGGCGCTAACCACCTTGCCGAGCAGCTGGGCAAAGATGGCATCACCGCTGCCGCGATCCACGGCAATAAGAGCCAGGGTGCCCGTACCCGTGCGCTGGCCGACTTTAAGTCAGGCGGCATTCGCGTGCTGGTTGCGACCGATATCGCGGCCCGTGGCCTGGATATCGAAGAGCTGCCACACGTCGTGAACTACGAGCTGCCTAACGTCGCCGAAGATTACGTTCACCGTATTGGCCGTACCGGCCGTGCGGCTGCAACCGGTGTCGCACTGTCGCTGGTCTGCGTCGATGAGCACAAACTGCTGCGTGATATCGAACGTCTGCTGAAGCGTGAAATCCCGCGTCTGGCGATTGAGGGTTATGAGCCCGATCCGAGCATCAAAGCGGAGCCGATCATCAACGGTCGTCAGCAGCAGTCTCGCGGCGGTGCAGGTGGCGGCGGTCGTGGGCGTGGTCAGGGCGGACAGGGTGCAGGCGCATCGCGTTCATCTTCATCCGGCGACAAACGTCCTCAGGCGCGTCGTCAGAGCCAGGCTGCGCCTCAGGGCGATAAGCCCGCAGCCCGTCCGCGTCGTCCGGCTCCGAAGCGCACCGGAAACGTCTGA
- a CDS encoding YbhQ family protein, translating into MKWSNRIQIITGQTLLHIAMHLLVIAALIWGWKHKALVDVCSTLVAMYALVFVAMLVTQRIARLRTLGDYLEEATTTYYFGAAMMTLFLVSRIYHNNLLLACLGVVMLLGPALVSLLAKEPPRRIENKRS; encoded by the coding sequence ATGAAATGGTCTAATCGTATTCAAATCATCACGGGTCAGACGTTGTTGCATATCGCTATGCATCTGCTGGTGATCGCTGCGCTGATCTGGGGCTGGAAACACAAGGCGCTGGTTGATGTCTGCAGCACGCTGGTGGCGATGTACGCACTGGTTTTTGTTGCCATGCTGGTGACACAGCGTATCGCCCGTTTACGTACGCTCGGCGATTATCTTGAAGAAGCGACCACCACTTACTACTTTGGCGCCGCCATGATGACGCTGTTCCTTGTGTCGCGGATTTACCACAACAACCTGCTGCTGGCCTGTCTCGGCGTAGTGATGTTGCTGGGTCCGGCGCTGGTTTCGCTGCTGGCGAAAGAGCCACCGCGGCGCATCGAAAATAAACGTAGTTAA
- a CDS encoding endonuclease/exonuclease/phosphatase family protein, whose translation MPQNAQGFSIKVLTINTHKGFAPFNRRFILPELREAVRATSADVVFLQEVMGTHAIHSLNHEEWPESPHYEFLADTMWNDFAYGRNAVYPEGHHGNAVLSRFPITDYENRDISVAGSENRGMLHCQIALPEPHGTLHVICVHLGLKEAHRHAQMKKICEMVNSLPPDAPVVVAGDFNDWQRRANAILKQGAGLKEVFSMKTGRPARTFPARFPLLRLDRIYVRNATVSHPWALPRKPWSHLSDHAPLAVEIHL comes from the coding sequence ATGCCACAAAATGCGCAAGGATTTTCAATAAAAGTCCTGACGATCAATACACACAAGGGGTTCGCTCCGTTTAATCGCCGCTTCATCCTGCCGGAATTGCGCGAAGCCGTTCGCGCAACCTCGGCGGATGTGGTCTTTCTCCAGGAGGTAATGGGCACACATGCCATCCACTCCCTTAACCATGAAGAGTGGCCTGAATCGCCTCATTATGAGTTTCTGGCCGACACCATGTGGAACGATTTCGCCTATGGCCGCAATGCGGTCTATCCGGAGGGGCATCACGGCAACGCGGTGCTGTCACGCTTCCCGATAACCGACTATGAGAACCGGGATATCTCGGTGGCAGGCAGTGAAAATCGCGGCATGCTGCACTGTCAGATCGCCCTGCCCGAGCCGCACGGCACGCTGCATGTCATTTGTGTTCACCTGGGTCTCAAAGAGGCGCATCGTCACGCGCAGATGAAGAAGATCTGTGAAATGGTCAACTCGCTGCCGCCCGACGCGCCGGTCGTCGTGGCAGGCGATTTTAATGACTGGCAGCGACGTGCGAACGCCATTTTAAAACAGGGCGCAGGCCTGAAAGAGGTATTCAGTATGAAAACCGGACGCCCGGCGCGCACCTTCCCGGCGCGCTTCCCGCTCTTGCGGCTTGACCGCATCTATGTGCGCAATGCTACCGTCAGTCATCCGTGGGCACTGCCGCGAAAACCCTGGTCCCATCTTTCCGACCATGCGCCGCTGGCGGTGGAGATTCATCTATGA
- the clsB gene encoding cardiolipin synthase ClsB codes for MNFNWQEGNRLLLLENGEAFFPHVFGAIQRAERSVLIETFILFEDEVGNALHRELLAAAQRGVRVEVMVDGYGSAELSDKFVNSLTSAGVRFIYYDPRPLVMGMRTNVFRRLHRKTVVVDDVVAFVGGINFSAEHNTDYGPEAKQDYAVQVKGPVVADIARYLQQAIGSEQHTRRWWGSRSHRPAVNAKPGDAQVLYVFRDNDEHRDDIEVHYLEMLREAKRDVIIANAYFFPGYRLLREMRNAAQRGVRVRLIVQGEPDMPIVKVGAELLYNYLVDGGVEVYEYIRRPLHGKIAVKDDYWATVGSSNLDPLSLSLNLEANLIIHDRPFNQTLRDNLEALLANDCQRVQEDRLPPRNWWQLSKSVVVFHFLRHFPAIAGWLPAHTPLLAQVSAPVQPEMETQDRVEADNPGAKS; via the coding sequence ATGAATTTTAACTGGCAGGAAGGCAACCGGCTGCTGTTGCTGGAAAATGGTGAAGCGTTTTTCCCGCACGTCTTTGGTGCGATCCAGCGGGCAGAACGCTCAGTTCTGATCGAAACCTTTATTCTGTTCGAAGATGAGGTCGGTAACGCCCTGCATCGTGAGTTGCTGGCAGCGGCCCAGCGCGGCGTGCGGGTCGAAGTGATGGTCGATGGCTACGGCTCCGCTGAACTCTCTGACAAATTTGTGAACAGCCTGACCAGCGCGGGCGTGCGTTTCATCTACTACGATCCGCGTCCGCTGGTGATGGGGATGCGTACCAACGTCTTCCGCCGTCTGCACCGTAAAACGGTAGTGGTGGATGACGTGGTCGCCTTTGTTGGCGGTATCAACTTCTCGGCCGAGCACAATACTGATTACGGCCCGGAGGCGAAGCAGGATTACGCCGTGCAGGTAAAAGGCCCGGTCGTGGCAGACATCGCCCGCTATCTGCAACAGGCGATTGGCAGCGAGCAGCACACCCGGCGCTGGTGGGGATCGCGTTCTCATCGGCCGGCGGTGAATGCTAAACCCGGCGATGCCCAGGTCCTCTATGTCTTTCGTGATAACGACGAGCATCGTGACGATATCGAAGTGCATTATCTGGAGATGCTGCGCGAGGCGAAGCGCGATGTGATTATTGCCAACGCTTACTTCTTCCCCGGCTACCGGCTTCTGCGTGAGATGCGCAATGCCGCGCAGCGTGGCGTCCGGGTACGGCTGATCGTGCAGGGTGAGCCGGATATGCCGATTGTGAAAGTGGGCGCGGAGCTGCTCTACAACTATCTGGTCGATGGTGGCGTGGAAGTCTACGAATATATCCGTCGTCCGCTGCACGGCAAGATCGCCGTAAAAGATGATTACTGGGCCACTGTCGGCTCCAGCAATCTCGATCCGCTGAGCCTCTCTCTGAATCTGGAAGCTAACCTGATCATCCACGACAGGCCGTTCAACCAGACGCTGCGTGACAACCTCGAAGCGCTGCTGGCTAACGACTGCCAGCGCGTGCAGGAGGATCGTCTGCCGCCGCGCAACTGGTGGCAACTGAGTAAAAGCGTGGTGGTATTCCATTTCCTGCGCCATTTCCCGGCCATCGCGGGCTGGCTTCCGGCGCACACACCGCTGCTGGCTCAGGTCAGCGCCCCGGTACAGCCTGAAATGGAGACGCAGGATCGTGTAGAAGCAGACAACCCGGGAGCAAAATCCTGA